A region from the Ictalurus punctatus breed USDA103 chromosome 25, Coco_2.0, whole genome shotgun sequence genome encodes:
- the LOC108258220 gene encoding uncharacterized protein LOC108258220, which translates to MKHCPTPGTVNINTDSVTGSNEGSKSSDGEGDNFWIIVLTTSIIISLIVIVFLLGVLYKNQRKGASSRNHQTPTNQADDEDVLNYAAVSFAKKPSSSRTSRDKSHEDVYAQVKIK; encoded by the exons ATGAAACACTGTCCTACACCTGGAACGGTTAACATCAACACAGATTCTGTTACAGGGTCCAATGAGGGTTCAAagagcagtgatggagaag GAGAcaacttttggattattgtcttaaCGACCTCCATTATAATATCTCTTATTGTAATCGTGTTTCTGCTTGgagttttatataaaaatcagagaaaag GTGCTTCATCAAGAAACCATCAAACTCCCACCAATCAG GCTGATGATGAAGATGTCTTGAACTATGCAGCTGTGAGTTTTGCTAAGAAACCTTCATCCTCCAGAACATCCAGAGACAAGAGCCATGAAGACGTTTATGcacaagttaaaataaaatag